A stretch of Brassica rapa cultivar Chiifu-401-42 chromosome A08, CAAS_Brap_v3.01, whole genome shotgun sequence DNA encodes these proteins:
- the LOC103834739 gene encoding glycine-rich protein 5, translating into MAIKCLAVFLVALTVAHSVTATRPVPAKNVGAGLEDQKNFVAFAGVGGAAGVGGVGTGLGGVAGGVGGVAGVLPVGGVGGGIGGLGGGVGGLRGVGGLGGGSGLGGGIGGGSGLGGVGGLGGVGGLGGVGGLGGVGGVGGLGGIGGGSDCGGVLPHP; encoded by the coding sequence ATGGCAATTAAGTGTTTAGCCGTGTTCCTCGTTGCTCTCACGGTGGCTCATTCCGTCACCGCCACAAGACCGGTACCGGCCAAGAATGTCGGAGCTGGTCTTGAAGACCAAAAGAACTTTGTTGCGTTTGCTGGCGTCGGTGGAGCTGCTGGAGTTGGTGGTGTTGGGACAGGTCTTGGTGGTGTAGCCGGTGGAGTTGGTGGTGTCGCCGGAGTTCTACCTGTAGGTGGAGTAGGCGGCGGAATTGGTGGTCTTGGAGGTGGTGTAGGTGGTCTCCGTGGTGTTGGTGGTCTAGGGGGTGGTTCGGGTCTCGGTGGTGGAATAGGTGGTGGTTCAGGTCTTGGCGGCGTAGGTGGACTCGGCGGTGTAGGTGGACTCGGCGGTGTAGGTGGACTCGGCGGTGTAGGCGGAGTCGGTGGTTTGGGAGGAATTGGCGGTGGAAGCGATTGCGGTGGCGTTCTACCTCACCCTTGA